The genomic interval TGTCGAACCTGTCGGCGGCGCAAAGTCAAATGCGGTGCGTCAATATTCAACGCTCTTCACCTTGGCGCAACGACTGACCCATTGCAGATGAAGGGAGGCCGGGTTGCGAACGCTGCAGAAAGTCTGGCTTCGAATGCGAGGGCTATGTCAGGTATCACGAGTTTGTGGATTTAACAGCTCGCTTGACTCGCAATGAACCCCCAACGAAGGGGCCTGTGAAGAAAACAAGGTTGATTGCCAACGCAGATGGTGACAGCCCCGGGGAGCCGGGTCGCGAAGTCCAAGCCCCGTTGATGACCAATCCTCCCTGGGATGAGGATAGTATTTTCACATCTCACCTCATCCACAGACTTTTCAGTTGGCATGAGGATGACTCGTCGTCGTACTCGGCGTCATGGATATCGGTGCTTTTCCGCCATCCCGAGGATCCGGGAGGTCTTCCCATGGCTTCAGTACGTGCTTTGGCGACTTCTTACTTTGGAAAGGTCCATGGCCATCCAGATCTCTTGCGCAAGGGCGCAGACTCGTACTCGAAGGCTCTGCGAAGTCTGCGCGGACAGCTACAGGATTCCGACCAAGTCTTAGAGTCGGAGGTAATCGTCGCGGTCGTCTGTCTTGGGATTTATGAATTGGTTACCTTTACACAACCCTGGGCTTGGCTGCAGCATTACAAGGGCTTGTCGCGGCTTGTAGGTGCCACTCATACATTTTAGGTTCCCAGCAGATTTTAATATTCTGGACAGATAGCATTGAGAGGCCCGCATCGTCACCAATCTGGCGTTGCGTTTTCATTGCTCCCCACTGTCAGAACAAGCATAGTAAGATCCAATCACGCGACTCTGGAAGTCGTTTTTCTAATTGTTTCATAGTCTATTGGGCATCTTGTTGATCGCAAACGTTGTTTTCTGGAAGATCCAGCATGGAAAACAATCCCATGGGCCGAGAAAGGCCTAGATGCAAAGACGCCGACAGATCGCCTCATTGATATTCTATGTGATATCCCCGGTATTCTGGAGGATTGTGATCGGGCCTTGGACCCAACGACACCCGGTCACGCACGATTCACAGCGGAACTCTGCACAAAAATATTATCCACGATGGATGCCCTCTACGACTGGCGATGGGCCTGGCAGGATGAATTCCCAGATGCAACATATCTCACGGTTCCAAACAATGCCGACTCCCCGGGTTCTAAGCAACTACCTCCCAGTCCATTCCAGACAGTCATTTGGTTCCATGATCCTCTCCGTGCCACCGAGCTGAGCTTTTACGATGCATTGCTGTTGATTCTGCAAAGTATGTGTGAGTTGTTCAAAATAAGCATGGAACCTTCTTTTGCGCCACTTATGAGCGATCCTCTCCTTCCGACGCAGGGAAGTAGAATGGACACCACTCTTGAGATTTGCAGGATGGCAGATTACCAACTCCATGACCTTCGGCGCAGCTCCGGGGCGTTTATGCTCCTATTCCCGCTCAATGTAGCGTATCGGAATCTGGTCCCTAACTCGGCGGAGGCCCTGTGGCTGGAGAAAATCATGGCTTGGATTGCAGACACGCATGGATTCGAGATGAGTCGGCGGGAGAATATGCCCAGACCATAAACGAGTCTGGCTACTGATTATTTTATTAATGTATGTCATAGATCTTTGGATCGCTGTATTTCTATCTCAATATGAACGAAATCCTCCCATGACGAAATTTCCACGTCGTACATCCGGCATTCCATAATTTTCCATtgcaatttccacatttAGAGCATTGCGCGAGCCGCAAATCCTTCCGTTCTCAGGCGGCCCCTGGAGCTTGAGATTGCACTAGGCTAGATAAGGCTAGCGTGTTGATATCAGCTCGCAGAATCAGCCAAAAGCAGTTTAGCACAAAGAGGCTTAACAAATCAACCCACGGTTCAGATCGTTGCGGTAAATGTATAGCCTCGAAGGCTCGCGGTGCGAGGATTCTTCTGAAGTAAGGCCGAAAAGTGCTGCCTATATTGCGAAATATATAAGAGTTCAAAAATCTCAAGTTTTTTCCCTCCCACTCAGTTCAATTCCTTTTATCTTTCTTACTTCGGTATCAACATGCATCTTTCTACATCCATCATTGCCAGTTTAGCACTTATTCTTCCCTCACTTGCTCTTCCAGCCTCAAACCCAGGCAAGGACGCAGTACCTGGAGAGTCGCCTCTCTTCGTCAACTATGGTGGGAAGAAGACACCTCTAAACCCCGAGTACACCAGAGTCATCCCAGCAACCAAGCATGGTGCACCGCAGTCGGATGATCTCCTTTTTCAAAACCTGCTGAGCGCCGAATGGATCATCTATTCCTTCTACCAAGAAGCCGTGGAGACCTTCTCTACTGCCGACTTTGTTAAGCTGGGGCTTCCAAACTCCACTTACCAGCGCATCACCGAACTGCGCGACAACGAGGCCGGCCATGTTCGCATCTTTCAAGACCAAATCTCAGACTACTCCCTGAAGCCAGGACCCTGCCGGTATGACTTCGGCATGGGCAACAGCACCGAAATCTTCCTGGCGCTGCAGGTGTATATCGAAGTCTCTAGCATGGCCTTCCTGACTGGCCTGGTCCGCGAAGCCAAAATCGACATGTCCAAGTCTGCCCTGGTGGCAATTGCCGAGGTGGAAACCCGCCACAATGTCTGGTCACTGATCGACGTATGGAACGTCAGTCCCTTCTCCGGTCCCGCCGACACCATCTACCCATACGCCAACCAGATCTTGGACTCCACCAATGCCTTTGTCCTGCCCGGCAGCTGTCCGGCCCAGAACCCGGTGTATCCCAGTCCGCGCCAGAACCTGCCGCAGATGGCATTCAGCAAAAATTCAACCACTGGTCGTCCGGGGTCAAAGATCCAGTTTGTGTTTTCTGATGCAACCAATCAACCCTCATTTGAACGGTCGCAGAAATACTATGCTGTGTTTTACCATGGTGTGGATGTCATTAGCGTGCCGTTCAACCCGGTGGACAATACCTCGACTATTCCGAGGCAGTTTGACTCGACGAGTATTATTATTGCAGCAATTGCGGATCAGCCTGATGCCCCGACTGAAGACAGTGTGGTCGCAGGGCCATTGATTATGCTGGAGCAGCCAGGAACGTTGACGTTGAAGGAGCCCAATGCTGTTTAATGCCGGTGAGATTCATATATGGGTCATGTAGATGCGCAAGATGTACATTCAGTTTGGTCTAGTTCTGTGAATTGGTTAGTTATATATTGTGAATTAATCGACCAATCTGCGTACAGAGTCAGTAATAATGCTCACAGCCAGAACCACAATTTAGTAAGAAGATCATAGTAAATTGGTTGCCCACTTTATTGCCCCCGGTATAGAGTGCATTAGTAATAACGTCCACGCTAATCCCAATCGACGCCCGCGACGCCCGCTGTGATGATGCGGGTTTCAACCACAACAAGCCACGCCTCCCACTCTCCCCGCTACTCTCCTCCGATTCACCGACAGAGATCACCAGCGGTAAGAGACTCTGACCTGCCTCAAACTCTCTCTGATTGGCACCTTGTGCCTCATTCACCAACAAACACATTCTCCCCGCAATCAGCGCGTATCCTGCCGCTTGTATCCTGGTCTATCACTAGGATACTCCCGGGCGCGGCTGTCTCAATTCTTCTATGCGCGGTGCTGACCTTTGAATCCTACTTCAAGCTTGCTTCTGACCCAAGATATCACCACAATGGCTGTCGAGGCCACCTCTCCCGCGTCGTCGGTATGACTGCCCCTCCGATCGCTCGATTTTCTGCGTGTGAATCCAAGATGCCAAACCAAAGAATATCTTGTCCACTAACATGCATGTTCCCTGCTCTAGCCCATCCCGATCGCGGACCTTACCAAAATCACCACCCAGGTAGGTCTTTCGTCCCGACTGGACCTGGTATTTCCCTCTGCGATCAACTCCGCTAAACCACAATCCTCTAATCTAGGCCTGTGATGCCACGCTGAACGGTGCCCAGGGATACGACCACGTCAATGTCGCCGACTGGAACTCGAAGATCATCGTATGTCGCCGTCCCGCAACCCAGCTATTATAAAGCCGTCTAACACAAAGGCCACTATCCATAGAACACCGTCCTCAAAGCCCTCATCACCGCGACCGCCCCCTCCGACgcatctgctccagctccttaCCGCTTCACTGTGAACAGCACCATTGTGCAGCAGGGTGTGATTGACAAgaccgccgcggcggatgGCGCGCTCAGCAACGCCGGCAAGCGCGGCATGCACTCTGCCTCTGGCGCATTCTGGGATGTCAACCGTGACGGCATGTGGACTTTCAAGTATCCCGGTGCAGAGGCGCGCGGGCTGGATGTCGTGGTTAGCGTGACTTGGTTCGCTGTGAGCTAAACAATCTGGAGAGCTcgtttctttgtttgtgTTCTAAAAGCGAGACTTGGAAATACTGCgcgttttctctttctctctatTTCTTGTACTTGGTTACGCTGTGGACACAGCTATTTTCTGATGCGTTGAGATTTAATTTTCATTCGATGTCATATGATTCATATTGGTTTTGCAAGTGAAGTGTTAGCTCCTACTGGCATCGACCAGGGCCGAATAGTTGGTAGACGTGAGCATAGAGAAGAGTACCATGAAATGGGTACAAGGATCAAGTCTGGTGGGAATTAAGGCGAGGCTACCTAGTAGTTTTCAAGACCTACGGTCTACACTAGCTGAATACAGAGTGAAGTCGTAGTCAAAGTAAAATCATCATTCAGATGATAGGTATCTCGCTGCTTCTATCTAGAAGCCCTATTTGAAAGTCCGTAGAAAAGACTCCGTGACAGAAAATCCGAAATCCCGCTTTGAAAGATCAAGCAACCTCTCCAAACGCCATGCTTGAATGATATGTGCAAGGaatcgaaaaagaaacaaaagtaCGCTGGGCTAGAGATATCCATGACACAGAAACGCCAAAAAACCGAGGATTGAATGGGCCCTTAGCGAGGCTCGGAGTAGTCGTTCAACGCGACGCAGACTGCACCACGGTGGTGACCGCTGTACTGGCGGATAATCTGGCCGGAGCTGAGCTCCCACAGACGGGCGTAGTGATCGCTCGACACTGTGACAAGGTACGCAGAGTCCGCCGAGAAAGCGCAGTCCCAGACCCAGCGCTGGTGGTTCGCCAGGGTGGTCTCGAGGAACAGAGTACCGTTGGCGGGATCCATGGGCGGACCGTCCGGCTGAGCAGTGAAGGTCGCCTGCGGCGATTCCTCGCGAGGAATGGTGTCATTACTAATGCGGAGCAGATCACGGTCCTGGATCGGGGTGTCGAAGATGCGCAGGAGGTCGCGAGGCTGGTTTTCGGGCTTGGACACGGTCGACGCAGCATCAGACCCGTTGTTCTCCGCCGTGGCACCCTGGgccttcttcgtctcccAATCCGCGATGGCAGTCTTGGCAGGGCCATACTCGGGGTCGAGGTTCCAGACCTTGGCAGTGTGGTCAGCGGAGCAGGTCGCTAGGTGCTTAACATCGGGAGACAGGAGGACGCGAGTCAGGTAGTCCTTGTGGGCCTGGAAAGTGCAGATGGGAATAATGCGAGTGGCCTCCTCGGTCTGAACCATACGCCAGATGTAGACATTGCCCTGCAAACAATTGTCAGCCCATCTGGATTATAACATAGGAGAAATCATACCTTCTTGTTTCCCGCGCAGAGCAGAGATCCATCACTGGCCACGCTCACAGAGTGCACAGACGTGTCGTCCTCCGGGATCAGCTGGTGGGTGCAGACACTTTCGCCGAGGTCCCAGACACGGACCATACCGGCACGGTCACCGCTAATGAGCTCGCCCTGGTTGGGATGGATGACCACATCGTTGACCGCAGCCCGATGGACGTAGTTGCGCTGGAGACTGCCGGTGCGAGTATCCCAGACCTTGACAGTACCATCCTCGGAGCTGGTGACCATCCACTTGCCCTCGCAGTGGAAGGCAACTCCAGTGATATTGTTGGTGTGACCGTCGAAGGTCATCACAgggttggggttggtggaTTTGATATCATACAGCTTGACATTGTTAtgaccggcggcggccaggTAGCGCTTGTCAGGGGTGATGCAAAGACGGTTGACCTGGGAGTCCGGGTGCTGGATAGTACGCGAGCAGATACCGGACAGGGCCTCCCAGAAGCTGATCGAACGGGAAACAAGGTCAGCGCCAGTTCTGATCTCTCCAAGAGACGCAGGAGCTTCTCTTGCAGCGCGTGGAAAACATTTGGGTAGTCTGCTTACCGAATGGTATGATCATACCCCGCTGCAGTGCGCAACAGCCATTAGCCTTCGCCTCCAAGGAATGTGGGGGGGACGGTATGGCTATCAAGTTTGACTTACCAGTGCAGAGGATAACGCTCATTTTGGACCGAGTGCTGAGAAGAGGTACAGGACGAGAGATATTCGGACGAAGCTCGTCACTGTCAGCGCTGGAGGAAGCAACAGCACAGTCAGACTCGAGAGGGGAGCTGTCAGTCTTCAAGTCctggagaaagaggaaggaagcGGGCGCGCTTTCTGCCATCGTGATAGAGGCGGTGGAATGGCACGTGATAGGGGAAGAAAGGCGGTGGGATGGAAGAGGGAAAGTGTGAGGcggagaaaaacaaaagtgCCGgcagaaaaacaaaagatgATAAACACGATGAGTCGTCGTGACGATGGTCATTCACTGCACTCCCTCAATAGGGCTGTGTCAATAGGGGAAACGGTGAATGGCCTTATCCATATGAACGCCGACAATAACAACAATAGCACTGGTATTCACTGCCATGCCCTCCCCAACCGTCTAGCTCTACTGAGCTCCATGCCTTTGTCGAGTCTTCTCTCCtagctcttcctcccacccTTCCACCACTCCTGGATCCTCGTTTCCCTgcttccctttctttctcctggATGCAAACATGGATGCTCGTGAGTTTTCTCAGTTTCAGCTTTCTGGCAACCCCGCTACTGATCTGGGGCTTACACTCTCCCCCGGATCGCAGCAGCTGTCAAATCTTCAGGCTGGCCAGCAGGTCAACACCTTTGATCCCAACTTCGAATTCGACGTTGCCATTGACTTTGGGGCCCTTGAGGATACCGACTGGGCCTTTGATGGCTTTCAGGGCCCCAAGAAGCGTAACAGCGACGACGCCTTTTCTGCTGACTCGACCCCTTCTGCCCTGAAGAAGCAGCACATCGAAgtcgaccagcagcagaccgTGAATGTTTCCCCTAGCCTCAACAACATCGATGCTCTCTTCTGCGAACCTGCGGCCCTTGACGGTGGCTCTGGCGATCCCGCTGCTTTTGGTCATGACGCGACTGCCAATCCCAACGCTTGCAACAACAGCCTCCCGACCACTCCTCTCCGGGGCCAGACTTCGCAGCTTGCGACTATGCCCAACAATGCGTTTAA from Penicillium psychrofluorescens genome assembly, chromosome: 5 carries:
- a CDS encoding uncharacterized protein (ID:PFLUO_007721-T1.cds;~source:funannotate) — encoded protein: MAVEATSPASSPIPIADLTKITTQACDATLNGAQGYDHVNVADWNSKIINTVLKALITATAPSDASAPAPYRFTVNSTIVQQGVIDKTAAADGALSNAGKRGMHSASGAFWDVNRDGMWTFKYPGAEARGLDVVVSVTWFAVS
- a CDS encoding uncharacterized protein (ID:PFLUO_007722-T1.cds;~source:funannotate), coding for MAESAPASFLFLQDLKTDSSPLESDCAVASSSADSDELRPNISRPVPLLSTRSKMSVILCTAGYDHTIRFWEALSGICSRTIQHPDSQVNRLCITPDKRYLAAAGHNNVKLYDIKSTNPNPVMTFDGHTNNITGVAFHCEGKWMVTSSEDGTVKVWDTRTGSLQRNYVHRAAVNDVVIHPNQGELISGDRAGMVRVWDLGESVCTHQLIPEDDTSVHSVSVASDGSLLCAGNKKGNVYIWRMVQTEEATRIIPICTFQAHKDYLTRVLLSPDVKHLATCSADHTAKVWNLDPEYGPAKTAIADWETKKAQGATAENNGSDAASTVSKPENQPRDLLRIFDTPIQDRDLLRISNDTIPREESPQATFTAQPDGPPMDPANGTLFLETTLANHQRWVWDCAFSADSAYLVTVSSDHYARLWELSSGQIIRQYSGHHRGAVCVALNDYSEPR
- a CDS encoding uncharacterized protein (ID:PFLUO_007719-T1.cds;~source:funannotate), with the translated sequence MVGIGGRSKGCRTCRRRKVKCDEGRPGCERCRKSGFECEGYVRYHEFVDLTARLTRNEPPTKGPVKKTRLIANADGDSPGEPGREVQAPLMTNPPWDEDSIFTSHLIHRLFSWHEDDSSSYSASWISVLFRHPEDPGGLPMASVRALATSYFGKVHGHPDLLRKGADSYSKALRSLRGQLQDSDQVLESEVIVAVVCLGIYELVTFTQPWAWLQHYKGLSRLIALRGPHRHQSGVAFSLLPTVRTSISIGHLVDRKRCFLEDPAWKTIPWAEKGLDAKTPTDRLIDILCDIPGILEDCDRALDPTTPGHARFTAELCTKILSTMDALYDWRWAWQDEFPDATYLTVPNNADSPGSKQLPPSPFQTVIWFHDPLRATELSFYDALLLILQSMCELFKISMEPSFAPLMSDPLLPTQGSRMDTTLEICRMADYQLHDLRRSSGAFMLLFPLNVAYRNLVPNSAEALWLEKIMAWIADTHGFEMSRRENMPRP
- a CDS encoding uncharacterized protein (ID:PFLUO_007720-T1.cds;~source:funannotate), with translation MHLSTSIIASLALILPSLALPASNPGKDAVPGESPLFVNYGGKKTPLNPEYTRVIPATKHGAPQSDDLLFQNLLSAEWIIYSFYQEAVETFSTADFVKLGLPNSTYQRITELRDNEAGHVRIFQDQISDYSLKPGPCRYDFGMGNSTEIFLALQVYIEVSSMAFLTGLVREAKIDMSKSALVAIAEVETRHNVWSLIDVWNVSPFSGPADTIYPYANQILDSTNAFVLPGSCPAQNPVYPSPRQNLPQMAFSKNSTTGRPGSKIQFVFSDATNQPSFERSQKYYAVFYHGVDVISVPFNPVDNTSTIPRQFDSTSIIIAAIADQPDAPTEDSVVAGPLIMLEQPGTLTLKEPNAV